The Lactuca sativa cultivar Salinas chromosome 2, Lsat_Salinas_v11, whole genome shotgun sequence genome includes a window with the following:
- the LOC111899811 gene encoding F-box/kelch-repeat protein At1g55270 yields the protein MAQLSEPERSPNVQQRGFRLQAPLVESVSCYCRVDAGLKTVAGARKFVPGSKLCIQPDINPRAHKSKNSRRERTRVQPPLLPGLPDDLAIACLIRVPRAEHNKLRLVCKRWFRLLSGNYFYSLRKSLGMAEEWVYVFKRDRDGRISWHAFDPTYQLWQPLPPVPVEYGSALGFGCAVLSGCHLYLFGGKDPIKGSMRRVVFYSARTNKWHRAPDMLRKRQFFGACVINNCLYVAGGECEGIHRTLRSAEVYDPNKHRWNFISDMSTAMVPFIGVVHNGKWFLKGIGAHREVLSEAYTPESNTWESVTNGMIGGWRNPSISMNGKLYALDCRDGCKIRVYEEDTNSWKRFIDSKVHLGSSRALEAAALVSLNGKLCIIRNNMSISLVDILSPDKQVESNPYLWENIAGKGQMKTLLTNIWSSLSGRNSLKSHIVHCQVLQA from the exons GGGTTTTCGACTTCAAGCTCCACTG GTGGAGTCCGTTTCATGCTACTGTAGAGTCGATGCAGGCTTAAAAACAGTAGCAGGTGCCAGAAAATTTGTCCCCGGATCAAAACTCTGCATCCAACCCGACATCAACCCACGAGCACACAAATCCAAAAACAGTCGCAGGGAAAGAACCAGGGTCCAACCCCCTCTCCTCCCTGGTCTCCCAGACGACCTAGCCATCGCGTGCCTAATCCGGGTCCCACGAGCCGAACACAACAAGCTCCGATTAGTCTGCAAAAGATGGTTCAGACTCCTCTCAGGTAACTACTTCTATTCCCTTAGAAAAAGCTTAGGAATGGCAGAAGAATGGGTGTATGTGTTCAAAAGAGATCGTGATGGGCGTATTTCTTGGCATGCATTCGACCCCACCTACCAACTATGGCAGCCCCTGCCACCTGTCCCGGTGGAATACGGGTCGGCCCTCGGGTTCGGTTGTGCGGTTCTTAGCGGGTGTCATCTTTATCTCTTTGGTGGTAAAGACCCGATTAAGGGTTCCATGAGACGTGTTGTTTTCTATAGTGCAAGAACAAATAAATGGCATAGAGCTCCCGATATGCTTAGAAAAAGACAGTTTTTTGGAGCTTGTGTGATAAACAACTGTCTTTATGTAGCGGGTGGTGAATGTGAGGGGATTCATAGGACGCTTAGGTCAGCAGAAGTTTATGATCCGAATAAACACAGATGGAATTTTATATCGGATATGAGCACTGCTATGGTGCCTTTTATAGGGGTGGTTCATAACGGGAAGTGGTTCTTGAAGGGGATCGGGGCCCACCGGGAGGTTTTGAGTGAAGCGTATACCCCGGAGTCTAATACATGGGAGTCTGTCACGAACGGGATGATTGGTGGTTGGCGGAACCCTAGTATTTCCATGAATGGAAAGCTTTATGCTTTGGATTGTCGCGATGGGTGtaagattagggtttatgaagaGGATACGAATTCTTGGAAAAGGTTTATTGATAGTAAGGTTCATTTAGGGAGTTCGCGAGCTTTGGAGGCTGCAGCTCTTGTTTCATTGAATGGGAAGTTGtgtattattagaaataatatgAGTATTAGTTTGGTTGATATTTTGAGCCCTGATAAGCAAGTGGAGAGTAATCCTTACCTTTGGGAGAATATTGCTGGAAAAGGTCAGATGAAAACATTGCTCACGAATATTTGGTCAAGTTTATCGGGTAGAAATAGTCTCAAGAGCCACATTGTGCATTGTCAAGTGCTTCAAGCATGA